In a single window of the Roseiconus lacunae genome:
- the rfbA gene encoding glucose-1-phosphate thymidylyltransferase RfbA, translated as MSRSQIAEPTPCRDHDPTRRKGIVLAGGSGTRLHPITKGISKQLLPIYDKPMVYYPLSTLMLAGIRKILLISTPQDLPGFKRLLGDGASWGIELTYAEQPSPDGLAQAFVIGADFIDGHPSALVLGDNIFYGQGFSTQLMRVSNREKGATIFGYKVSDPKRYGIVEFDQKGRVKSLQEKPNIPRSNFAIPGLYFYDEKVVDIAAGLKRSERGEFEITDVNKEYLQRGELSVEPLSRGFAWLDTGTRDSLLDACNFVAAIEKRQGMKIGCLEEIAWRNGWISDQELEASAEHFNNDYGEYLCQLRGSLSAISRPDDGI; from the coding sequence ATGTCCAGATCACAGATTGCCGAACCCACCCCATGTCGCGACCACGACCCGACTCGCCGCAAGGGAATCGTCCTGGCGGGAGGCAGCGGGACCCGCTTGCACCCGATCACAAAGGGAATTAGCAAGCAGTTATTGCCGATCTATGACAAGCCAATGGTGTATTACCCGCTTTCAACCCTAATGTTGGCAGGCATTCGTAAGATCCTTTTGATCTCGACCCCTCAGGATTTACCGGGATTCAAGAGATTACTTGGCGACGGGGCAAGTTGGGGGATCGAATTGACTTATGCGGAGCAACCGAGCCCGGATGGTCTAGCGCAAGCATTTGTTATAGGGGCCGACTTTATTGACGGTCACCCATCCGCCCTCGTGTTGGGGGACAATATTTTTTACGGCCAAGGGTTCAGCACGCAGCTCATGCGAGTTTCCAACCGGGAAAAGGGAGCTACAATATTTGGCTACAAAGTAAGTGATCCCAAGCGCTATGGTATCGTTGAGTTCGATCAGAAAGGACGTGTGAAGTCGTTGCAAGAAAAGCCGAATATTCCAAGGTCCAACTTCGCGATTCCCGGACTGTATTTCTACGATGAGAAGGTCGTTGACATTGCAGCGGGTTTAAAAAGATCGGAGCGCGGAGAGTTCGAAATAACCGATGTCAACAAGGAGTATCTACAGAGGGGAGAACTCTCGGTGGAGCCTCTGTCGAGGGGCTTTGCATGGCTCGATACGGGGACAAGAGATAGCTTACTTGATGCGTGCAATTTCGTCGCAGCAATTGAAAAGCGGCAAGGCATGAAAATTGGTTGCCTTGAGGAAATTGCATGGCGGAACGGGTGGATCTCCGACCAAGAGCTAGAGGCGAGCGCGGAGCACTTCAATAATGACTATGGCGAATATCTGTGTCAGCTGCGAGGTTCTCTGTCAGCGATAAGCAGGCCGGATGATGGAATCTAA
- a CDS encoding ABC transporter ATP-binding protein translates to MGTPIISVEQLSKAYRLGLKEEVPDTLVGAAKNIFQSPLRNFKGLRSLDTSDSCAHGEETLWALREVSFEVGEGDVVGIVGRNGAGKSTLLKILSRITEPTVGRVTMRGRVSSLLEVGTGFHPELTGRENVYMNGTILGMTKKEIDRKFDEIIDFSGVEKFLDTPTKRYSSGMQVRLAFAVAAHLEPEILIIDEVLAVGDIQFQRKCLGRMHQVAKSGRTVLFVSHNLSAVREICNRALVMQGGEVFYSGGAGEALSRYSSSMLEPESGKTAGLEVTLKDGWEVSPCVIKVEKTQGGSSFATKNEESRTSQITFKMALRRVSACDSKWYDIAIGIYSADGTLLANTNTSKLSSAPSLSRSKESLTCRINAQSFTPGDYFINLAIFDSAGKVSLHLENAAAFRIERTLGDAVNRRLPHDAPFELDGDWKFSTLKTVGD, encoded by the coding sequence ATGGGAACTCCGATTATTTCTGTTGAACAACTGTCTAAGGCGTATCGCTTAGGTCTTAAAGAGGAGGTTCCGGACACGCTCGTTGGTGCCGCAAAGAACATTTTCCAGAGTCCCCTAAGGAATTTCAAGGGCCTGCGCTCGTTGGACACCAGCGATTCTTGCGCGCATGGTGAGGAAACGTTGTGGGCTTTGCGAGAAGTGTCATTCGAGGTGGGGGAGGGGGATGTCGTTGGGATAGTCGGGCGAAACGGTGCTGGTAAAAGTACTTTGCTGAAAATCCTTAGCCGCATCACTGAGCCCACAGTCGGGCGGGTTACAATGCGAGGTAGGGTGAGTAGCCTACTGGAAGTTGGGACCGGGTTTCACCCTGAGCTTACCGGTCGTGAGAACGTATATATGAATGGCACGATTCTCGGAATGACAAAGAAGGAAATTGATCGGAAGTTCGATGAAATTATAGACTTCAGTGGAGTCGAAAAATTCCTTGATACTCCGACCAAACGTTATTCGTCGGGCATGCAGGTGCGACTCGCATTTGCCGTCGCTGCCCATCTAGAGCCCGAGATATTGATTATCGATGAAGTACTGGCGGTGGGAGATATCCAGTTCCAGCGCAAATGTCTCGGTCGCATGCATCAAGTCGCGAAAAGCGGCCGGACAGTGTTGTTCGTAAGTCACAATCTGTCTGCTGTTCGAGAGATATGTAATCGGGCTCTGGTTATGCAGGGTGGAGAGGTGTTCTATTCTGGGGGTGCCGGCGAGGCTCTCTCGCGGTACTCAAGTTCGATGCTTGAGCCGGAGAGTGGTAAAACGGCAGGCTTAGAAGTGACGCTGAAAGATGGCTGGGAGGTCTCGCCATGCGTAATAAAGGTTGAAAAAACGCAGGGCGGTAGTTCATTTGCTACTAAAAACGAAGAATCGAGAACTTCTCAAATCACTTTCAAGATGGCACTGCGTAGAGTAAGTGCTTGCGATTCAAAGTGGTATGATATTGCTATCGGAATCTATTCAGCCGACGGGACTTTACTAGCAAACACTAACACATCGAAGCTTAGTAGCGCACCCTCTCTTTCACGCTCAAAAGAAAGCCTAACTTGTCGTATCAATGCGCAGTCTTTCACGCCAGGGGATTACTTCATAAATTTGGCAATTTTCGATTCGGCGGGAAAGGTTTCTCTTCATTTGGAGAATGCAGCAGCTTTCCGAATTGAGCGAACGCTTGGGGACGCAGTGAATCGAAGGCTTCCGCATGATGCGCCTTTCGAGCTAGATGGAGACTGGAAGTTTTCTACGTTGAAGACCGTGGGGGACTAG
- a CDS encoding sugar nucleotide-binding protein → MQRTRLLLIGATGFVGQEFHRQLAKRRCEVVPVGRSDVDIYDATALATHICDKRIDFAINCAGYTGKPNVDACELDKLNCLQGNSSLPGIIARACAETGTRWGHVSSGCIFTGRRADGAGFTEDDAPNFSFRQNNCSFYSGTKALGEEILADAEDVYIWRLRIPFNNIDSPRNYLTKVMRYETLLEAENSLSHLGDFVTSAIDCFEKELPFGLYNLTNPGAVTTSKVVEMIRDSGVCDKEFCFFEDEDEFMAKAAKTPRSNCVLDSSKAVAAGLPLRPIEIALRESLDTWKTALATTN, encoded by the coding sequence ATGCAACGAACTAGATTATTGCTTATAGGAGCCACCGGTTTTGTCGGCCAGGAGTTTCATCGCCAGCTTGCCAAACGTCGGTGCGAAGTCGTTCCCGTCGGGCGGAGCGATGTGGATATCTACGACGCGACCGCATTGGCTACACACATTTGCGACAAACGGATTGATTTCGCGATCAATTGTGCAGGTTATACGGGCAAACCAAACGTCGATGCGTGTGAGCTAGATAAACTGAACTGCCTGCAAGGTAATTCATCCCTTCCCGGCATTATCGCTCGGGCCTGTGCCGAGACCGGAACGCGATGGGGGCATGTTTCCTCGGGGTGTATCTTCACCGGTCGACGAGCGGACGGTGCTGGCTTTACCGAAGACGATGCGCCTAACTTTTCCTTCCGTCAGAACAATTGTAGCTTCTATTCCGGCACCAAGGCTCTCGGCGAAGAAATTCTCGCTGATGCCGAAGATGTTTATATATGGCGGTTGCGGATTCCTTTTAATAACATCGATTCGCCTCGCAACTACCTAACGAAGGTCATGCGATACGAGACGTTGCTGGAGGCAGAGAACAGTCTCTCGCATCTCGGTGACTTCGTCACATCGGCAATCGATTGCTTTGAAAAAGAACTGCCCTTCGGTCTCTATAATTTGACCAACCCGGGAGCAGTCACGACTTCGAAGGTCGTTGAAATGATACGTGATTCAGGGGTTTGCGATAAAGAGTTTTGTTTCTTCGAGGACGAAGATGAGTTCATGGCGAAGGCGGCCAAAACCCCACGTTCGAACTGCGTTCTTGACAGTTCCAAAGCGGTCGCAGCTGGTCTACCGCTTCGCCCAATTGAAATCGCCCTCCGCGAATCGCTCGATACCTGGAAAACAGCACTCGCAACGACGAATTAG
- a CDS encoding acyltransferase codes for MESNNSQGVSQELIHSVNESAQQAKGADHERLGRRQIALLYAATFVILPTWICYYLVSLRIGKNSSLESHGQFLSLWPGRFGNLCRVAFYRLVLRECHPTVSVGFNVLLSKVDTELDSHVYLGPGTMLGDVSIGRDTLVGPGVQIPSGPHIHGFARLDVPIRLQKGTPRKVIVGRDCWIGAGAIVMADVGKGAIVAAGAVVTKPVAPWTIVGGVPAVRIGERVDIAELDRQPGK; via the coding sequence ATGGAATCTAATAACTCCCAGGGTGTGAGCCAGGAGCTTATACACAGCGTGAACGAGAGTGCTCAGCAGGCTAAAGGCGCTGATCATGAACGTTTAGGCAGGCGGCAGATCGCATTGTTGTACGCTGCAACATTCGTCATCCTACCGACCTGGATTTGCTATTATTTAGTTTCACTTAGGATCGGCAAAAATTCGTCTCTCGAATCACATGGTCAGTTTCTATCACTGTGGCCCGGGCGATTTGGTAATCTTTGTCGAGTTGCGTTCTACCGACTTGTGTTGCGGGAGTGCCATCCGACTGTTTCGGTCGGGTTCAACGTGCTTCTATCGAAGGTTGATACCGAATTGGATTCGCATGTGTATTTGGGGCCAGGGACGATGCTGGGCGATGTTTCTATTGGGCGCGACACCCTGGTAGGCCCGGGAGTTCAGATACCAAGCGGTCCACACATTCACGGTTTTGCGCGCCTCGATGTACCCATAAGGTTGCAGAAGGGGACGCCTCGAAAAGTGATCGTCGGGCGAGACTGCTGGATTGGTGCTGGCGCGATTGTTATGGCAGATGTCGGAAAGGGTGCGATTGTTGCAGCGGGGGCTGTAGTGACAAAACCTGTTGCGCCGTGGACAATCGTTGGTGGGGTTCCGGCCGTGCGAATCGGGGAACGTGTCGATATCGCAGAGCTAGACCGGCAGCCTGGAAAATAA
- the rfbB gene encoding dTDP-glucose 4,6-dehydratase: MKVLITGGAGFIGGCFVRHAVTDSADTIINLDALTYAGNRDSIPVESPRHIFVDGSINDAELLDELFAKHQPDAVVHFAAESHVDRSIDGPGAFIETNIHGTYSLLTAARNYWQSLKKGSRDDFRFLHISTDEVYGSLGAEGYFTEQTPYAPTSPYSASKASSDHLVRAWHHTFGLPTMITNCSNNYGPYQFPEKLIPLMTLNAIAGKPLPVYGDGLNVRDWLYVGDHCSAIRTVLENGVPGETYNIGGNCERTNIEIVKTICRTVNELCSDVSHDCESLITYVSDRPGHDRRYAIDASKIKSDLGWEPVQTFESAIVETVRWYLDNTQWTKRILSGEYRLERLGVAGS, translated from the coding sequence ATGAAAGTTCTTATCACTGGTGGCGCTGGATTCATCGGCGGTTGTTTTGTGCGGCATGCCGTGACAGATTCGGCCGACACAATCATTAACCTTGATGCCTTAACCTATGCGGGAAACCGAGACTCGATACCTGTCGAGAGCCCACGCCATATATTCGTTGATGGAAGCATCAATGACGCCGAATTGCTTGACGAGCTATTCGCAAAACATCAACCGGACGCGGTGGTGCACTTTGCGGCGGAGTCTCATGTCGATCGTTCGATCGATGGACCGGGCGCATTTATCGAAACAAATATTCATGGCACCTATTCGCTTTTAACAGCCGCGCGGAATTATTGGCAGTCATTAAAGAAGGGAAGCCGTGACGATTTTCGTTTCCTTCATATTTCGACTGACGAAGTCTATGGCTCGCTTGGGGCCGAAGGGTACTTCACCGAGCAAACTCCCTATGCTCCCACTTCTCCCTATTCGGCGAGTAAGGCATCGTCGGATCATTTGGTACGGGCGTGGCACCATACTTTCGGCTTGCCGACGATGATCACGAACTGCAGCAACAACTACGGTCCTTACCAATTTCCTGAAAAGCTGATCCCGCTGATGACGCTCAACGCCATTGCAGGAAAGCCATTGCCGGTTTACGGGGACGGGTTGAATGTACGTGATTGGTTGTATGTTGGCGACCATTGCTCGGCGATACGCACGGTTTTGGAAAATGGTGTGCCTGGCGAAACGTACAACATCGGCGGTAATTGCGAACGCACGAATATTGAGATCGTGAAGACCATTTGCCGTACCGTCAATGAATTATGCTCTGATGTGAGTCACGATTGCGAGTCACTGATCACATACGTCAGCGATCGTCCCGGTCATGACCGACGTTATGCGATCGACGCTAGCAAGATCAAGAGTGACCTCGGTTGGGAGCCCGTTCAGACCTTTGAATCGGCAATTGTCGAGACGGTCCGCTGGTATCTCGATAACACTCAGTGGACCAAGCGAATCCTTAGTGGCGAGTACCGACTGGAAAGACTCGGTGTGGCGGGGAGCTAA
- a CDS encoding ABC transporter permease, which yields MSTIEAQADLDASNSNVDPDHASASGYELVIEPRKGLQLFDWKELVAYRDLFRFLIWRQIKVRYAQSAIGIGWAIIQPLFSMVLFTLIFGRLAEIDSNGAPYALFSLAALLPWTYFSNAITDGVASLVSEANMLRKIYFPRLLLPLSAVCAKLVDFGIAAAMMAILMVIYKQTPPIEILVLPLAVILMIITASGVSVWLTALAVQYRDVKHAMTFLVQLLMYASPVVYPTSMIPEKYRLLYALNPMVGVIETFRTCLLGTQPIPWDLLGIGFVSAAALLLTGLIFFRKKEKIFADVA from the coding sequence GTGTCCACCATCGAAGCACAAGCTGACCTCGACGCATCCAATTCCAACGTCGATCCGGACCATGCCTCAGCGAGCGGCTACGAGCTTGTGATCGAGCCTCGGAAGGGGCTGCAATTATTCGACTGGAAGGAGTTGGTTGCGTACCGCGATCTGTTCCGCTTTTTGATATGGCGTCAGATCAAAGTCCGTTACGCTCAGTCGGCAATCGGAATCGGCTGGGCGATCATTCAGCCTTTGTTTTCGATGGTGCTGTTTACATTGATTTTTGGAAGGCTTGCCGAAATCGATTCGAACGGGGCACCATACGCACTGTTCAGTTTGGCGGCACTGCTGCCTTGGACTTACTTCAGCAATGCGATCACCGACGGCGTTGCCAGTTTGGTCAGTGAAGCCAACATGCTCCGCAAGATCTACTTCCCGCGGTTGCTACTCCCGCTTTCGGCGGTCTGTGCGAAGTTGGTCGACTTCGGGATCGCGGCGGCGATGATGGCGATCTTGATGGTGATCTACAAACAAACCCCACCTATTGAAATACTAGTCCTACCGCTCGCCGTGATCCTGATGATCATCACGGCCAGCGGTGTCAGCGTTTGGCTGACGGCACTGGCCGTCCAGTACCGCGACGTCAAACACGCGATGACGTTCCTGGTTCAGTTGCTGATGTACGCCAGCCCAGTCGTTTATCCCACATCAATGATTCCTGAAAAATATCGTCTCTTATATGCACTTAATCCAATGGTTGGAGTGATCGAGACTTTTCGCACCTGCCTATTGGGCACACAGCCGATTCCGTGGGACTTGCTTGGTATCGGTTTTGTCTCTGCCGCAGCTCTTCTCCTCACAGGGTTAATCTTCTTCCGTAAAAAAGAAAAAATCTTCGCTGACGTAGCATGA